The Alnus glutinosa chromosome 10, dhAlnGlut1.1, whole genome shotgun sequence DNA window ATTATGCAGCAATCAGACCAACCCAACCATCCATAGACCCAACTTCaggttattaatatttttccatATCAAATGACTTTGTGGTTCAACTGCCATGCTTACAGTTCTATCGAAGTTTTTAATATCTTGACATAACGACATCATCTTTAGGACAACCAATCTTGCAGCTGATTATGTAACCTTTGAGATGATGATATCGGAAACACTGGTTGGTGGGTTGATCGGCAGGTGCGGCTCCAACATATCAAGGATCAGAAATGAGTCTGGAGCAATGATCAAGGTAGGCAGATCTTAAATTCTTAAGGTTGTGAGCTTTTAATCCTTAAGCTGCACATTGTCCATAGATCTGTTAGGAATGTGCGAGAGCAACAAGTTACTGCTTGCGGTTTCTGTTGAAGACGTACTAACCATTGCTTCAAACCAAATCTTGGCTAATAGAAATATCTCTACTTGATTTGAGGACCTTTTGTTATTTATTGGTTTCAAGTTTTGAGGTTTACCCAATTCCAACcattacaaataattttttagtataTGGAATAGTTCAtgcttacatattgctagtgaTATATatgagatgtgcttatatataatgtaccttcttttttctttattattcttcttctttagaataaaacaaaaaacaacttATAGAGGACTTTTGCATTTGTTTCAACATCTACGGTTTTCTAATTTTGTAGGTTTATGGTGGGAAAGGTGAACAAAAACATAGACAAATTCAATTCGGTGGTAGCGCTCAACAggtaatccatttttttttctttttggatatgATAATTACTAGTTAATGGTGATCCAAAAAATTCTTAGGTACTCTACCTAATACCATCACAAAAGGTGATCCAAAAAAGAAACGACATTGTCAAAGGCATCCCAATGTTATGTACAGCATGGGTTAGGGCCTGGGCTTCCTAATGGTGCAGCCGCTTCCTATGCCTACTGGTAGCCATGGGTGGACCTTAGTGCCAAAGGATAGCCATCTGCCCTCCAATTTGAAAAATTCTTCAAAcagtttttcttatcttttaattgattggttccttattatattattttaattgcaCATTGATCCCAAGtttatctctttctttgtcTCAAACCCCCCTTAAGAACTAGATTTTTTGCTAGTTTAAGGTTTGAAACCctttgggtgcaaacaatttctTGGGGCCAGCTTACCGGCGAAGccggagtattacccgatccgtATAAAGGGGGCGCTTTACACGGGTCCGAAGTTTACCTGACTGAGatgggtacacgaagtggtcCTGCCTTGGAGAGGTTCATTGTCATAAAAAAGAACTAGATTTTTTGCTGTGGAAAAAGAGAGATATTTTAAGAAAGTAAGTCAATCAAAGATATCTGACGAAAGGATTGAATCTTCTCTCATCCACACGGTTTCTTATGTTGAAAGGGTTTCCCTTTTACATATGAATTatgatttctttttcatatCCTATGCAGAAGGATAATCCATTTTCTCAAGGACTAAGAAAGGTTCAGAAAATTATTCCCTTTTCtgataaaaaaaagtgttcttTGATAATAGTTTGAGTTGCAAGAGGATTTTTTGCAGTTGTTTTCAAGGGGGCAAATAGACCACTGAGAACTTGCGTTGTTGGTTAAGTGTTCTATTGTTGATTAATCGATTCTTGtaatatactaaaaataaataaaaaaaaatgctgcaTGTAATACAAAAATGTAGCTAATATTTGATAtattgttgggggggggggggggggggagaaattaagatgctgattgattttttttttcttttttctttttcatatcgAATATGGAAATGTATAATCtagtttctcattttttttttcgaaactTTTGGATGCTTAACAGGTAGCATTGGCAAAGCAGAGGGTAGACGAGTACATATATTCTCAGTTGATACAAGCAGCCAGTGCTCAACAGTCAGCGTAAATATCCTGCTTTTCCATAGTTACTTTTTCTTCCATTTGGTTGTTAGGTGTGATTTAGcatattacataatttaaagAGCTGGTCTTCTTTCATTTGTTGACATCTAGACTCTTGTAGCTCTTGATGGGACAGTTGATGCAATCACAAGATGATGATTGCTGACGTTACCTGGTTATGATATCTGTCATGTAATTTAAACGTATGCTGTGTACTAGGTGTAATTTTGGACATTTCTTGTTATATTGCTGTTCAGGTCTTATATGGCTCCGTGAGTCACGATTTGGttaaattactaacaatttagGCAGCTATTGTAAGAGAGTCCAAGTTGGACCTATCTGCCCAAATAATTTCGGGCAGATGGGTTCCACATGAGCTCTCTCACAAACAATTTTGGTCAGCTAATTGTTGTGAATCCCAATTCATGGATGTGATTCATGCTCCTACTAGTTTCACACTACAGAATAATAAAAGATGCACTGAAGAACAGAACTGTGAAACTTATTTGCAAACTGCCTTGCTATTAAAAATGATTGCACTTGATCTGCATTGTTTTGGCCCATTGAAAAAGCTAATAGACCTGTTTTCTCAGTTTGCAGAGCTGATGAAGATGAAACATCAAAGATATCGTACCAGTTGTTCAATAGCTACATTAATTTATGTTCCTGGTTGAATCCCAACCGTCTCTTTAGTGTTTCATTAGTCTTCGTCAGTTTTGGTGGCTTGTTCTCTTTCGATGCAACAGTGATGGTTGGCTACAAAAAGAGAGTTGAATATCAAGGTGTTTTCATCCGACAAATCTAGGGTGTGCATAGGAATGAGGTTGGTGTGTGATTACTCGACTCCAATGACACGTTATCCACTATAATTTAGTTCTGTTTGATTAATACTAATTACAGTTCACATGCAATGCTTTGTGCTACTTGATGGCTTTTCTTGGTGAGtccaattttctctctttgctTGACCGATGGGATTAGGGAAATAGGACCCTCTCCATTTCATGGTAGTTTTGTGTATCTAACTATATACATAATGTGAATGTTGGCAcgtcttttaaaatatttaatagcaTATTGTTAACTTTAAATACTAACCATAAAATTGATTAAAGATGGGGCTGATTGTGTTTTGTATTCTCTACATGTGTTAGAATGCGAAAATGACTGTGTTTTGTGTCTCAACCTTTGAGAAGACTAATAAAATGacttaattttaagaatttgatGTGATTGAATGAAATATAATCTCATCCATAAATGGTTTTGGAGGGCAAGTTTTGCCAGGATTCTTGAAATAGAGTTATTTcatagttaattttgttttgttgcatatAATGGTGTATATAGTGccaccaaaattttaaaataatgtgacAATATATCTACCactatttttgtaaaatttaatattaatcaTGAAATGGCTCTATCCATTTCCCTTCAAACGAAAATGATCCTATTTCAAGCTTGAGAAATGTTACTCCTATTTTTATTTCCACGCTTTCAAGTGCATGTTTATTGGCATGGCATTGAAAACCATTAGATTTTGaatagattattattaaattttggatttaatggtaattttcaatGTCACATTGAGAATATGAAAGTGAAAGTGTGTAGTATTTCTCTTTGTTGGTTTATAATATAAATCTCTTTTATATGAGGTGCTCGGGGCTAGGACCAGGGTTTGGATGGGCAAAAGAACTTCCGGCTATAATttgaactaaaaaaaatcatttccttTGAAAGATTTTATGCAGCTTAAAGGGTTTAATTTTAGTACGAACTTTCCTTGCCCAAAAGTTGTGGATTGGAGTCTACTTGAAGATACTTGCTTCAATTAGGGAGTAATACTACGAGGAGGACTCATGTCCTCTTtgagttttttcaaaattgatgtggcttttaaaattaccattttatcaaaattcaataatgatctatcacacatttaatgatgattttaaaagtcacatcaaatTTAGGACGATATGAGTTTtccttttagaattactcttaaTTAGGATATATCTCCTTTCAATTGATTACCAAGAAATATtagagaagatttttttttttttttttttttaaaaaaggagaggaagaagaaggaaaagaaagaggaacaAAAGAAAGGGGGAGGATTATGGAGGTCAAGATCGCTCATAGGAACAACAATcacaaaatgaagaaaagaaatggaaatgCATCCACTAAACAAAGAAGATGCGGTtcacttatttttaaaacacacaGTATGCTCTACCTTTGTTGCAAGCAAAGTCATCTTAACCTCCTGAGTCCTGAATACATATCACATCGATCTACATTTCATGGAATggaaatgaattattttatggtctaaattttattttgttgcaattAACAGTGTACGTgttgtcacgtcatttaaaaaatttaaatgatgcaGTAACATATATGCTATTATTAGATccgtaaaatataatttaggccaaccagacATTTTGATGTGGgagcaaaactaaaaataaaaaaataaaaataaaaaataaaaaaagagagagagacttttgTGGAGAGAATTAATTTTTGGGGGTTTCccttataaaaaatttgtaagttTTGGTACACTTGAAGCTTACACTTAGGTCCACCCCCTAGCTATGCAGATTTTAGTCTCCCTGTCAACTCTAgcccttatttttttcttggataaagattttgtccaaattagattgaaaaaaattatttcaattccgtctataaaataaatatttttttttaaaacatgtaaTTTTCTAATCAAATTAAGAGAGCATGCATTTCTAATATTGAATGCCTTTTTTGTCCACTTCTTTGCATTATAAGCTTTTATCCCATTGATGACAAAGCTGTTAAATCAAAAAAGATGCTCACACATTTATTACagatataattatttgtcatttaataaaagaatgGCATCTACAATAATCTATGAGAACTTCTTATTAAGAAATGATTGTTCTATAACTATAGACATAATTCCAGTACAACTTTTCCTAtgtgacagttttttttttttgttttttttttcaaaagaatgaTTAACCACGGTAGAAGAAAAATGTTAggtcatttttttgaaaataaaaaataaaaaaactaccaCATAAGCAAAGTTAGACAGAAGTTGTTTATGGttgtacaaaaatcatttcttcCTCGTATAATGCTGAAAAATCCAATTTCCGGAGGTTAAAGTAAGAAACAAACATGTTGGAGGGTTGCTTTGAGGAAGGTTTTAGAAATGGGTTTAGGGATATTATACATCCCACAAGGATGGGTTAGAATTTGTGATGGAGTGGGGGGTAACCATATCACATATATCAAGCGTCAAGTCAAcaatatgaaaaacaaaaaattatgtcAACTAATATTACAAAATTGCTCAACTTTGCATCAGTACTAACTAGAATTTTGGGTCTTTAACCCAAACAAGTTCTCAAATAATTTAGGAGCCAGAGGAGGAAGATCACAAGGCAGAGGAGCCATGAAATTGACAATCTTTTCATGAACTTGATACCTGCAAAATCATAATGCAGGAGagaaatatggaaaatatattcaGATATGTGTTAAGTTTACCAAATTACTTGACAGCAACTCAAAGTAGGAAAATTTTCGCGGGGGGTTATGAACGATTAACTTACCTTATCTTGCGACTCTTTGATGCACGCCGATCGACTATCTTTCTCTTCTTAGTTTGCAACCTTTTCAAAGCATAAAATGCTGTCTCTGTGTAGCATTGAATTGGAAATGTCAAAATCAAGGAGTCAGTCACTGATTGTCTAGCCAGCAATCGTCTCTttacatttttactttttctttgaaCTATGGGACAAGTATGCAACTGCCCTTCCCCAAAAACCAAGCTCAAACAGTAAAATACAAAGAAATTGTGAGCTGCAAGTCTACTTTCGTCTAGACTATAAAGTGTCAGTTCCAGAAAACCAATTGTAAGATTCATAGATATAGATATTAAATGATATTGTCCTTGTCATTGAAATCCCTTGAATTCAATGGAAGGACAAGAGGGTAAGGTTTCAGGCAGTTATGCCCCATCCATCCATCTTCATATCCGAAGCAGTGCTATAACTGGAATACCTAGCATGATTCATGATATAGAAGCAAaatcttcttcctttattttttattttttatttttttaattctcttttggatttttaaaagaaaaaaaaaaaaaacagaagaacttgatttcacaattcaaatacACAATCAAACTTATTTGGTATTTTTACACTATAGAATCTCATAGACTGGGTCCCAATTGCAGAAAACATGGATATACAAATTAGAAGCTGCCACAATATTTTTACCAGATGATGTCGGGTCAATCGTCTCAAAGAATTCCTTCAGTAATTGCTGGTAAAATTCAGAGTCATCGAGAAGTTCAGGGTCACCATCAGCTTGTACTTCCTAATCAAAGCATTAGGATTTAATAAACATCAAATTGTGATGGAACAAACATAACTTCAATAATTTTACTCAGAATAACATCCTCTCTCTCGATCTTAAAAGAAATATCTCATTTTATTTGTCATGCCTAAGTAAGACTGCATCATATCTAATATGGCGCTCATCATTCAGTAATGCGGTGGAATTTTTAGTCATCCAGGCGTCAGGATCACCATAAGTAAAAGAATTGGTTCAAAGAGGAAGTTGGTCATACTTTACACAGGATACCAtgcattttcttctcctatatCTCCAAGTTTACAAACACGATTCTCATTTAtttgatttcttatatataaataagctatctataaaataaaatttagtagcAACATATctaatatcaatttttttttttatatctaatATCAATATGATTGCCATCATGTCAAACAGAGCCTTTAAGGTGTTCTTCACACAAAGATAGAACAAGATCATTGTTGCATAGTAGTTCAGGCAACAAAACCCATTATCCAACATAAGACCATGGAATAAAGTTGAAGCTGTCACCAAAGCTGATCTTATCAAATAGATTTTAGATTATCATATTTCTGAATTTTATGATCAATTTAATTTCCATGATCTTTCAAAATAAAACTTTACAAAATCTAACAGTTTGACAAAACCTGCTCcatgtcttctttttttcctctaaatGTAGAATTTATATTTGGCTCCCAGGCAAATGCTACTTTTTGTACAGAGAGTACCACCAGCACCAACTTCTGTTTGAATTGCTTAGAACAAAATATCTTGTTTTTTCCACCATAACAAAATGCCCAAAAAGCGCATACAAAGGAGATGGAACTTTTCAATGTACCTAGATTAGATAACACAGATCCACCCACCAGAGTGGACTATTGCAAAGATTGAAGCTTAATATTTTACATGATGGACCATTCCAAACAACAAATTGTACTCTCATAAGCAATGCAATGGAATGGGACAACTTGCAATCTGTTAGACATACAAGCACACCAAGGAGAAAGATTTACTTTTAGAGTATTTGGCAACTTCCACTCTCAAGTGGGGTCCTAGAAATTAAAACGAACGCCATATAATGAATTCAagtaaatacataaaagtagaTTACCTCTCCCCCAGCATTTCCCTCCCCCTCAGAACCCTGCCATCAATATGTCAGGTATTAGAATATGCACAAATGTCAAAAAGGCTAGCATATTATGAATACCTTGTCCAGTTTATTCTACATGTGTGTGAGGCCTTCATGTGAATGTAAATATGTATTCTCTCTTAACAGTCACATGAATAAAGAAGAAAATCTTACACTCCCAAATATGCTGACTGTTGATCTCCTCAGTTGCATCTGCTTGACCATTCTACTTGGATCTCTCATATAAGCAGCAACTTGCTGACTAATATTCTGTGATTGGAAAAGGAGAATTTAGTGAGcatgttaatatgttatgcGTCTTATATGGCATGTTGTCAGTCCAGTCACAGAGCCTAACCTGATTAAAAGCTTGCAACTTGCCTTTAATAGCAGCAGCACCAGTTGTCACCTGTGTCTTCCTCTGCCATTTATCTATTGCTTTGTCTCTGAAGGAAGCTATTCTATAAGATACAAACATGAGTAGTCTCAGTTAAGTCAAATTGCCCATTAAGAAATTAATTGCACTAGAAGGTTTTTAATGCTTGCAAAGATTAAAGGTAATATGCAACAAAACTAAAATGCAATAAAGCATGCATGGGAAGTTGCAAACCATGAGATGTGTATATATAAGgatatatataaacactactttcAATGAAGTAAGAATACTTCAATACTAAGATTAAAATAGGGAAGTGGATTTCGGGTttttttcagagagagagagagagagaactattGCTTTAACTGATAGAAAATTTTGCTGCAGTACCAGGACTATCCTCCTGTAGATTTCAATCTCTATAATATATCCACATCACAAATAAGATATATTCACCACAAACCTCCATAGCATTTAACAACATAAGATGGGATATTCAATACATACTATTGAAGAACAGAAATTAATTTAAGGGAAATTGGCTAGTCTAGAAGATGACCATAGTACCTCATATGCATTTGAGAAACCTGTGaccaatcttcatctccttcagcATTCGAGTTCTTAGAAGCTTCTGAATGATTGGATGAGTTTCCAGAATTACCTTGAGAAGAGAAAATGTGTTAGGATAATCAAACCATACCAATAACTTTTAATGCAAATATGTAGTTCTTTCTTGAACAGTAATCATGCACATAAATCATAAAActtagagaaatgctacacaaacTCCCAAGTTTACACTCCCAAATGCTTACTTCCTGACGTGGGGAgtttgtgtagcatttctctaaaaCTTATGAACCACAAGTTTATCTTCTTGTGCCTGAAACTATATCAATGTAATACATGACattaattcaataaaaaagtCATTAGCTGAACTGACAAGCTATTGCTGGTTTTACAATCAGGTCACCATTTATCTTAGCTTTATGTTTCACAGTTGCAAAAGCAGTAcccattaaaaaagaagaaaaaaaaaaaacaaaggaaaaggaTTAAAGTTCAATATGGCAGAAAATATTGAAAAGAGAACTATATAGTAGATTGGtaaattttcaattcaaaattaCTGACTTTGTAAAAGGATTATAACTCTCTGAGAGTGGTTGAAAATATAATAAGGAATTTGagataaaggaaaaagaatctaccaaaatataggaaaaaaaattcataaacagTGGCTGGTAGAAAGcttatagaataataaaatgtaGACAAAACATGTGCATACCATCTGTGGATTGAGCAATAGAAGGATTCTTCTCAAGCAAAGCCTGGCACAACAAAAGTACAACAAGATGAACAGATAAAATAGAGTGATAAACAAATTTATACAAGCAAAACCAAAATCAACTGTTGGTCATATTTTTTGAAGCTGAATGAACACAAGGTAGgcaaaacaaatttttagaaCAGTCCTACCTCTTGTAGTCCCAATAGAGAATCTAAGGTCTTCTTAGATGAGGTGATCAAATCTGAATATGCTGCATTGACGCCCTCATCTGAATCACAGAATGAAGACCTAACTGGATCCTACAGACAATCCATCATGTTTAGCCACTATGAATATAATAGAGGGCCAGAATCAAGTTAAATCAGAGTTGACTTTCACAAAAGACCTGGGGTAGTCTATTTGAACTTGAGAATGCTTTCTGAAGTAAGAATCTGAACTCCAGAGCTTTGTCCCAGATAACCttaaggaaaaaggggaaaggATTGTACCATTGTTTAATAACACTCATAAAAAATGCGGGAACGATACATGTCAATCAGATTAAAATGATTACTTCAAAgactgcaatttttttttataagtaattgacaATATCATTAAgcgttcgtttgggtttgcgatttaaaataatgatttt harbors:
- the LOC133879933 gene encoding uncharacterized protein LOC133879933, whose amino-acid sequence is MGLPSKRSKAQDSDSDFEDYDDDDMDNDNLSHEDDEDEDEDEGEEGEEEEGDEEGGSGRDAEIEELEKEYEGLQRQEIDILKDLKRHKDEDLLKGQAVKNQKVIWDKALEFRFLLQKAFSSSNRLPQDPVRSSFCDSDEGVNAAYSDLITSSKKTLDSLLGLQEALLEKNPSIAQSTDGNSGNSSNHSEASKNSNAEGDEDWSQVSQMHMRIASFRDKAIDKWQRKTQVTTGAAAIKGKLQAFNQNISQQVAAYMRDPSRMVKQMQLRRSTVSIFGSGSEGEGNAGGEEVQADGDPELLDDSEFYQQLLKEFFETIDPTSSETAFYALKRLQTKKRKIVDRRASKSRKIRYQVHEKIVNFMAPLPCDLPPLAPKLFENLFGLKTQNSS